The following proteins are encoded in a genomic region of Anabas testudineus chromosome 13, fAnaTes1.2, whole genome shotgun sequence:
- the gpr4 gene encoding G-protein coupled receptor 4, whose product MHAHIQIHSQSAPHRTMCNITFCEVDSKVDQFFQPTLYIIVIILGLPTNCMALWAAYMQVRQRNELGIYLMNLSVADLLYITTLPLWIDYFLQHDDWIHGQESCKLFGFIFYTNIYVSIAFLCCISLDRYLAVAFPLRFAKVRRIKTAVLVSSMVWIIEIVANSAPLFHDELFQDRFNHTFCFEKYPMQDWVAGMNLYRTFLGFLAPWTAMLVAYRGILVAVRCNVSTERQEKAKIQRLALSLILIVLLCFGPYHILLLVRSVMFLKKPCDCGSEENLFAAYHVSLALTSLNCVADPILYCFVNEGARNDVGRALSALISAVCKKGSSSSPSHADILNTGSVTVETPLSTKKQPCVYVDGGKTNSYKTELVALKEECLQMTILSVRK is encoded by the exons atgcacgcacacatacaaatcCACTCTCAGAGTGCTCCACACAGGACAATGTGTAACATCACATTCTGTGAGGTGGACAGTAAGGTGGACCAGTTCTTCCAGCCCACACTCTACATCATAGTCATCATTCTGGGGCTGCCTACCAACTGCATGGCTCTGTGGGCTGCCTACATGCAG GTACGCCAACGCAATGAGCTCGGCATCTACCTGATGAACCTGTCCGTGGCTGACCTCCTCTATATCACCACTCTTCCTCTGTGGATCGACTACTTTCTGCAGCATGATGACTGGATCCACGGTCAGGAGAGCTGCAAGCTGTTCGGCTTTATCTTCTACACCAATATCTACGTCAGCATTGCCTTTCTGTGCTGTATATCACTGGACAGATACCTAGCTGTGGCATTCCCTCTGCGCTTTGCCAAGGTTCGACGAATCAAAACAG CTGTTCTGGTCAGCTCCATGGTGTGGATAATTGAGATCGTAGCCAACTCTGCTCCTCTCTTCCACGATGAACTCTTCCAGGATCGGTTCAACCACACCTTCTGCTTTGAAAAGTATCCCATGCAGGACTGGGTGGCAGGGATGAACCTCTACCGGACATTTTTGGGCTTCCTCGCTCCATGGACAGCTATGCTGGTCGCCTACCGTGGGATCCTGGTGGCAGTGCGCTGCAACGTCTCAACAGAGCGTCAGGAAAAGGCCAAAATTCAGCGCTTGGCGTTGAGTTTGATCTTGATCGTTTTGCTCTGCTTTGGACCGTACCATATCCTCCTCCTGGTGCGGAGTGTGATGTTTCTAAAGAAACCGTGTGACTGTGGCTCAGAGGAGAACTTGTTTGCAGCATACCATGTATCGTTGGCACTGACCAGCCTCAACTGTGTCGCCGACCCCATTTTGTACTGTTTTGTTAACGAGGGAGCTCGAAACGATGTCGGTCGAGCTCTCTCAGCTTTAATATCTGCGGTGTGCAAAAAgggctcctcttcctccccatcACATGCTGACATACTCAACACTGGTTCTGTGACTGTCGAAACACCACTTTCCACTAAGAAGCAGCCTTGTGTGTATGTTGATGGAGGCAAAACGAACAGCTACAAGACAGAACTAGTGGCTCTGAAGGAGGAGTGTCTACAGATGACCATCCTGAGCGTTAGGAAGTGA